tgaaaagtgaaagtgaagtcgctcagtcatgtccgactctggcgaccccatggactgcagcctaccaggctcctctgtccatgggattttccaggcaagagtactggagtggggtgccattgccttctccaaagggcgCTCTCTATTCACATACAAATTTACAGTAGATATATGTTCAAGCTCATATTATAATTCCAGCAGCTTTTTTTCAGTCCTCTATGCaagtacaagggcttcccttatagctctgttgggaaagaatatgcctgcaatgcaggagacccgggttttattcctgggttggaaagatctccggggaaggaaatggcaacccactccagtattcctactgggagaatctcatggacagaggagcctggcatgctacagtccatggggtcacaagagtcagacacgacttagcgactaacccaccaccaccaccaccatgcaaGTACAAAGAAAATTCCATATTTCAGATCCACTAAACTGTGCAGTTGAGGAGCTTCCACATAAACTTCAAATGAAAGTGATTACTCTGCAGTGTAATGACATGCTAAAAGGCAAATATCAAAAGAACCTAATAGAATTCtataattttcttccaaataaTGAATATGCTAAATTAAAATCATATGCTTGTGGATTGATACCAGTATTTAGAAGTACCTATCTCATGGCCTGATATCAGTACTTGCCAATATCTGTGTGAAAAGACATTTGCAAAGGTGGTATGTAAAACTTCATTACAGAACAGATGAACATATGCAGTTTTGATGACAGAGAACACTTTGATCTTCAGTTAAGCAAAACTATATTCTGCCAAAAGAATTTCATTCATCTCACTAATAGATCTATATTATTTAAACATTGTaagcaattattaatattttttagtttCAGCAACATTTGTGGACATTTGTTGTGGACTTCTGTTATGTAAGTACCTGCATAATAACCATCTTGATTTTACCTTTGAGCACCTCCAAGCCCCAAATGTTAACTCTCTGCCTTTTACAGAAGTTTCCTCAGCCCATGTTATAGATATATTGTACCATTGTGGATTTTTTGGACAATCGTAAAACTAAAAGGACAGGGACTTAAATGTAAGCTAGAACCAAACCCAGGGCGTCAAAAGAACCAGGAGACGATTGTGAACAATTCTACAATCTAAGTGCCTTGATTGTTCATTGGACACAGGGCACGTCAATCCTCACTTGTCAGCAAATGAGCTCAGAGCTCGTGACGTGAGGGCACGTCCTATTGGCTACTCTTCTGGCCCCGCCCCTCCTCTGTGACCTAGGGGAATCTTTTGTGTCAGGCCTGGCTCCACTGCCGTCTGAGGCCCAGCTTTCGGTGGGACGCTCCCGCCGTTGGCTGCCTACCCTCCCTGTCGTGGGGCCTCCTGTCGTCCTCTCAGTGGCCGCCTCGTCCCATCCTGCCACCCTCAGCCTCCCCTCAGGGCAGCCACTTCAGGCGCCACCACCTGCGCTGTTGCCGTCATCACCCGCCCAATTGAGGTAACTGCCCAGTGCCATGTCCACCACGAGGGGTGGAGATCCAGGCCCTGATGGGCAGGAAGGCCCAGAAGGCATGGCTGGGGTGCAGGCCGGGTCGTCCAGAGCCCACGAAGGTGTGGACCGCAACTCCGGGCCTCGCAGGGGTGATGCCGTGGCTGGGGCGGGCGGAATCGCCGTGTCCTCAGGAGGCCCAAGGGAGGCGGCCCTGGAGGGCGGGAGCGCtgaggagggggaagaggaggcagggagcCTGGACCTCACGGTGGAAGCGCACCACTTTCCCATGGCTGGCTTTCGCTTAACGTTGCTGGACCTGGTGCGCTCCGTGCTGAACCGCATCTACTACAACGACTACATCCTCATCTGGCCCCACAACGGCCACGTGTCGGCCCAGCACCGGGCCCGGCAGCACTCATCCAATCAAGGCTCGGCCGCGGTTCCCGAGTTCTCTGAGCCCCTGGTGTCGTCGGATGGACCGGGGGAGGGGCCGGCGGGGAAGGCCCCAGCCCAGGAGGTGGAGGAGGCGGAGGAAGCCGAGGAAGCCGAGGAAGCCTCTTTATGGGAGACAGCCGCCGAGGAGTCCGAGGAGTCCAGCTTGTGGGAAATGGCGCAGGAGCCGGCTGCCCCTGAGGGTGAGCCTTCaggagggcggggaggggtggTTGGGGTGGACGGGGACACTGGCATCTGCAGGCCGGGTCTGGGGACCAGGGATCCCGAGAAGGGGGGCAGGCTCAGAGGAGGGCCTTGGGAAGGGAGGCTGGGAGTCAGGGCCTCCTTGAATCGAAGGCCAGAGGGGCCCAGTAGAAGCCCAACTCCATAACGACCTCTCTGGTTTGGGGCGGGGGAGGAAGGAAATAAGCTTCCCTCTGCCAACCCTGGTAAGAGGTCTGAGATGATCGGTCGGTGCCAGTTATAAGCCCACAGGTGAAGATCAGTGAAAGCAGGTGTTTGGGAGGGAGCTTGAGAGGACATGGAAGAGAACAAGCAAGTGGCATACCTCATACTTGGTtcatagcttttaaaaatggcAAGATTCTTGGAAAGTTGATCCCAAAATACTATGAACTGATACAGGAGCACTTGATCAAAATGAAGTTTCAGGGGGTTGAGGAACTAATGAGCTTCACTATAGAATTTGTCATTGAGGCGAAACATATTTTGGTGAGAAAGTTCTGACCAAAACATATAGAATGCATCAGACCCAGAGGATTCTGATCTTTGGCCAGAAGTAATCAGTAGCACAGGGTGACAGATTTACTAGAGAAGAAATAATGTGATTGTGAAAATGATCAAGCAGCAGCAAAGTGAGGGCCATGGAAGTATTGTATCCACCAGAAGGAAGGCCCCCAGTTACTCTTTTCTTAGTTGCTCCtatcctcctgcttctcctgagGGTAGAGTTCAGGATGTCTGTTGCTATTCCTTAtgagttgggatttttttttttttcttcctgtgaaCCTCTGATCCTAAAGTCTGTATTATTCTTCACTAAAGAAATAGCCAAGCACCAGGATGAGAACTCCAAAAAAGAGGTCCAAGAcactgaaagtgaggggaaagaagagaagtataACAAAAAACAAGAAGAACCAGAAAAGAATCTGGACCCAGCAAAGGACAAGCCCAGAAAATCCAGGTATCTGTGTATAGCTTTGAAAATAACCCAGCTATTCCCAGGCATTTacaaattttgtttttgctttttaattctcccagtaaattaagaaaaagtttgtttaaaattAGTTCAGCAATTCAAATTTGCCTACTTAATGTTTATAGAACACTCATGCACCtagtcaccccactccagtactcttgcctggaaaatcccatggatggaggagcgtggtaggctgcagtccatggggttgctaagagtcggacacgactgagcgacttcactttgacttttcactttcatgcattggagaaggaaatggcaacccactccagtattcttgcctggagaatcccagggacagggaagcctggtgggctgccgtctatggggtcacacagagtcggacacgactgaagcggcttagcagcagcagcagcagcgtgcacCTAGTAATATAAAGTGCATTATGTACTGAAATATACTTCATGgctcctcatttatttttatgaggTCTTTTGTCCTCTACCTGTAAGACTACTAACAAGTTGTAAATGTATCAATACCTAAGACCAGTATTTGTTTAGTAAACAGTTACTAGAAGCATCAGTGAAAGTAACTGGGCTTTGCACTAGTAGAGTGTTTATTTCTTGACCACAGAAGTGGAGTCTCCTGCACTAAGAGATGACATCTTTTAGAATGTGACTACTTACAAATAGCAAAAAGTTCAGAATTTCAAGTAGGGACCACATTTAGTGATTAATAGCTAAACATTTGTTCAgttgtagatttttaaattttatgtgacaGTTAAAAGAAGAGCAACTTTGTCATAGTATGACTGTTGCTTATCACTGAGCTGATAATGAAGGTACAAGATATATCTTGTCTTTAATGATTaacattttttccctcattttcatAATGGTGTATTTCAAAACAGCCTCTTTCTCATATGGTAGATATGGAAACTGAGGGTCTGGGAGAGTAAGGGAGTATCATCTGTGGACTGAGCACAGACTTCTAAGGTGATAAGAGTGATTTAAGTCCCAGAATAGCCTCTCAAAGGGAAAAAACATTTATGGTGTTGGGCAAGAGGAGACAATGTTGGTAGGATCACATAATTGAAGCCATCAGGTTGTACATGCACCAATATCTATGATGCAGGTTACAAGaggaaaatatgtttttcttcccTACTTGTTGAGATGACAGCCCTCAGATATAGATAGCAGCAAAGATAGATAGGGCCAACTGTTTTCTTAGATTAAGAAAGTCTCTGGTGCTGGTTAATGCTGAATAATTgttcattttctctcatttcatccTGCAGTTTGGAAGACTAGAAAGATGGCGAAAGAAGGATCCTGATTTTCAGGGTTTTCAT
The nucleotide sequence above comes from Bos javanicus breed banteng chromosome X, ARS-OSU_banteng_1.0, whole genome shotgun sequence. Encoded proteins:
- the CT47C1 gene encoding cancer/testis antigen family 47 member C1; translation: MSTTRGGDPGPDGQEGPEGMAGVQAGSSRAHEGVDRNSGPRRGDAVAGAGGIAVSSGGPREAALEGGSAEEGEEEAGSLDLTVEAHHFPMAGFRLTLLDLVRSVLNRIYYNDYILIWPHNGHVSAQHRARQHSSNQGSAAVPEFSEPLVSSDGPGEGPAGKAPAQEVEEAEEAEEAEEASLWETAAEESEESSLWEMAQEPAAPEEIAKHQDENSKKEVQDTESEGKEEKYNKKQEEPEKNLDPAKDKPRKSSLED